A stretch of Microscilla marina ATCC 23134 DNA encodes these proteins:
- a CDS encoding PorP/SprF family type IX secretion system membrane protein: MLKRCTFLIFMLLILCKAQAQDAQFSQYYAAPLYINPAFAGSDHTPRLVLNYRRQWQGLDASFTTYSGSFDHYFENFNSSIGLIYTYDEISNGGTATQDVGLQYAYEMDLGQWWLFGIEMPKMLRMGLQGSYVLRSSVSNLTFGDQFDNNGIISTTSNDPTTAVGGVNYANVAAGALLYDEYMWLGFSAHNLTRPNQSFLANAEGESRLPIRYTLQAGVKIPIGESDNWRDKYRSGYREMSISPTILYKHQGGFDQLDAGVYWTYSPFTLGLFYRGLPIKKVDQLVSNNESLIAMAGLRLRNFSLGYSYDFTISKLTNAATTGVHEISLRINFISSEKWGVKRKLSGGLPCPSL, encoded by the coding sequence ATGTTAAAAAGGTGTACATTTTTGATTTTTATGTTGCTAATACTGTGTAAAGCACAGGCACAAGATGCCCAGTTTTCTCAGTATTATGCTGCACCGCTGTATATCAACCCTGCATTTGCCGGGTCAGATCACACACCTCGTTTGGTGCTTAACTACCGCCGTCAATGGCAAGGTTTAGATGCCTCTTTTACTACTTACTCTGGGTCTTTTGACCATTATTTTGAAAACTTCAATAGTAGTATAGGGCTTATATACACCTATGACGAGATAAGTAATGGAGGTACAGCTACACAAGATGTGGGTTTACAATATGCTTATGAAATGGACTTGGGACAATGGTGGTTGTTTGGGATAGAAATGCCAAAAATGCTGCGAATGGGTTTGCAAGGATCTTATGTGCTAAGAAGTAGTGTGTCTAACCTTACTTTTGGCGATCAGTTTGATAATAACGGAATAATATCAACCACCAGTAATGATCCTACTACGGCTGTAGGTGGCGTTAATTATGCCAATGTAGCAGCTGGTGCATTGTTGTACGATGAGTACATGTGGTTAGGCTTTTCTGCCCATAACCTTACCCGTCCTAACCAAAGCTTTTTGGCAAATGCCGAAGGAGAATCCAGGCTGCCTATCAGGTATACATTACAAGCTGGAGTAAAAATACCTATTGGAGAATCGGATAACTGGCGCGATAAGTACCGTTCTGGCTATAGAGAAATGAGTATCAGCCCTACCATATTATACAAACATCAGGGAGGCTTTGATCAATTAGATGCTGGTGTTTACTGGACCTACTCACCTTTTACATTAGGTTTGTTTTATCGTGGTTTACCTATCAAAAAGGTGGATCAGTTGGTGTCTAACAACGAATCACTAATTGCCATGGCAGGGCTTAGGCTTAGAAACTTTTCGTTGGGCTACAGCTATGATTTTACTATTTCTAAGCTTACTAACGCTGCTACTACTGGGGTGCACGAAATTTCTTTGCGTATTAACTTTATATCATCCGAAAAGTGGGGGGTTAAAAGAAAACTCAGTGGAGGCTTACCTTGTCCTAGTTTATAG
- a CDS encoding biotin--[acetyl-CoA-carboxylase] ligase, whose translation MHNLTLNTLFVGKPVIHLPTCHSTNTYARNLAAKERVVEGTVILTSEQTAGRGQMGNRWESEPYQNMTLSIVLCPTFLKISEQFHLNIAISLGIYNFLNQYLDDELKIKWPNDILYKHYKLGGILIENVIKGQYIEHAIIGIGLNINQGGFQTPKASSLKLLTGQHYSLEELIPKLLKSIEETYLRLRQYQVNDLKNEYLGCLFRCNKKYTFKSDVLFEGKIVGIDEYGRLLVEGETQEVKAYNFKEIAFIY comes from the coding sequence TTGCATAACCTTACACTCAATACATTATTCGTAGGTAAACCTGTCATACACCTGCCAACCTGTCACTCAACTAACACTTATGCTCGCAATTTGGCAGCAAAAGAGAGAGTTGTTGAGGGGACAGTCATCCTTACTTCGGAGCAAACTGCGGGGAGGGGACAAATGGGGAATCGTTGGGAATCGGAGCCTTATCAAAACATGACATTGTCTATTGTATTATGTCCGACTTTTCTAAAAATAAGTGAACAATTTCACTTGAATATAGCCATTTCACTAGGCATATACAATTTTTTAAATCAATATCTAGATGACGAATTAAAAATCAAATGGCCTAATGATATCTTGTATAAACATTATAAGTTAGGGGGAATTCTGATTGAAAACGTCATTAAAGGACAGTACATAGAACATGCAATTATAGGTATAGGACTCAACATTAACCAAGGGGGGTTTCAAACCCCAAAGGCTTCCTCGTTAAAACTTCTAACTGGACAACATTATTCATTAGAAGAATTGATACCCAAATTGTTGAAATCTATAGAAGAAACGTACCTGAGACTGAGGCAATACCAGGTGAATGACTTGAAAAATGAGTATTTAGGTTGTTTATTTAGATGCAACAAGAAATATACTTTTAAAAGCGACGTTTTATTTGAAGGAAAAATTGTAGGAATTGATGAATATGGTCGTTTACTGGTAGAGGGTGAAACACAAGAAGTAAAAGCTTATAATTTTAAAGAAATAGCTTTTATTTACTAA
- the rsfS gene encoding ribosome silencing factor → MKITKVELSSKELSKIVVEGMLEKKALDVVVLDLKKINQSIADYFVICSGNTVNQVDAISESIEEVVYKHIQENPWHKEGKDNKEWILMDYVNVVAHVFRKDRRDFYALEDLWGDAIVTKIDPDNDPNNIYNY, encoded by the coding sequence ATGAAAATAACTAAAGTAGAGCTTAGTTCTAAGGAATTAAGCAAAATTGTAGTAGAAGGGATGTTGGAAAAGAAGGCGTTGGACGTGGTGGTGCTAGATCTAAAGAAAATCAATCAATCAATAGCTGACTACTTTGTCATTTGTTCTGGGAACACTGTAAATCAGGTAGATGCAATAAGTGAATCAATTGAAGAAGTAGTGTATAAGCATATTCAGGAGAACCCCTGGCACAAAGAAGGCAAGGATAACAAGGAATGGATTTTGATGGACTACGTGAACGTTGTGGCGCATGTATTTCGTAAAGACAGACGAGACTTTTATGCATTGGAAGATTTGTGGGGGGATGCAATTGTTACGAAGATTGACCCTGATAATGACCCAAACAATATATATAATTATTAA
- the ftsH gene encoding ATP-dependent zinc metalloprotease FtsH produces MSKNNNQKKKKLTPNNNKTPQRSGYQFWLITVLIILIAGIAYFSKSSSAIEITNLKFDKILRQGDVAKVVVVNKEIVEVTLKADSLKKYDKLLKEQRSPLGSGRGPHFKFHILSGESFEKRFREVQDEMIASQQIAESERIGYESKQDSDFTGFILNWGFLFLMLFGLWFLMRRMTGGGGPGGQIFNIGKSRAALFDAENRVKITFSDVAGLEEAKEEVKEIVDFLKHPTKYTSLGGKIPKGALLVGPPGTGKTLLAKAVAGEAGVPFFSLSGSDFVEMFVGVGAARVRDLFKQAKEKAPCIVFIDEIDAIGRSRGRGQMPGSNDERENTLNSLLVEMDGFSTDSGVIILAATNRPDVLDSALMRPGRFDRQVSIDKPDIIGREAIFKVHLNPLKLSDDVDSKKLAAQTPGFAGAEIANVCNESALIAARKDKKAVTMQDFQDAIDRVIGGLEKKNKLISPSEKKIVAYHEAGHAVAGWFLEHADPLVKVSIVPRGIAALGYAQYLPREQFLHTKEQLMDEMCMTLGGRAAEDLVFGRVSTGALSDLERITKMAYGIVTVYGMNDKIGNVSFYDSKSNSEYSFTKPYSDDTAKTIDEEVRNLIAECYDRTKALLTNKKDKLEIIAQELLSKEIIFQNDLERLIGKRPFENETSYETYTKHTNGQHDDKKEGESKIVNEVVQEKKVDEDDQQSDNKE; encoded by the coding sequence ATGAGCAAAAACAATAATCAAAAAAAGAAAAAGCTAACTCCCAATAACAATAAGACACCCCAAAGGTCAGGCTATCAGTTTTGGTTGATTACGGTGTTGATTATTCTTATTGCAGGAATTGCCTATTTCAGTAAAAGTAGTTCGGCTATAGAAATTACTAATCTGAAATTTGATAAAATATTAAGACAAGGTGATGTAGCCAAAGTTGTTGTTGTTAATAAAGAAATTGTAGAGGTAACGCTTAAAGCCGATTCTCTTAAAAAATATGATAAGCTTTTAAAAGAACAACGCTCACCCTTAGGGTCAGGTCGTGGACCACACTTCAAGTTTCACATTTTATCTGGCGAATCTTTCGAAAAACGTTTCAGAGAGGTGCAGGATGAAATGATAGCAAGTCAGCAAATTGCTGAAAGCGAACGCATAGGTTATGAGTCAAAGCAAGACTCAGACTTCACTGGTTTTATCCTCAATTGGGGGTTCCTGTTTTTAATGCTGTTTGGTTTGTGGTTTTTAATGCGTCGTATGACTGGCGGTGGTGGTCCAGGTGGACAAATTTTTAACATTGGTAAGTCTAGAGCTGCCTTATTTGACGCCGAAAATCGGGTAAAGATTACCTTTAGCGATGTTGCTGGGTTGGAAGAAGCCAAAGAAGAGGTAAAAGAAATTGTAGATTTCTTGAAGCACCCCACCAAATATACCAGCTTGGGTGGTAAAATACCCAAAGGCGCTTTGTTAGTAGGCCCTCCTGGTACTGGTAAAACCCTGTTAGCAAAAGCAGTGGCAGGCGAGGCTGGTGTGCCATTTTTTAGTTTGTCAGGTTCCGACTTTGTAGAAATGTTTGTAGGAGTAGGAGCTGCACGAGTGCGTGATTTGTTTAAACAAGCTAAAGAAAAAGCACCTTGTATTGTCTTTATAGATGAGATTGACGCTATTGGACGTTCACGTGGGCGTGGACAAATGCCAGGGTCAAACGATGAAAGAGAAAATACCTTGAACTCGTTATTGGTTGAAATGGATGGTTTTTCTACCGATTCAGGGGTGATTATATTGGCGGCTACCAACCGTCCCGATGTTTTAGATTCTGCTCTGATGCGCCCCGGACGATTTGATCGTCAGGTGTCTATTGATAAACCTGATATTATTGGTCGTGAGGCTATTTTCAAAGTACACTTGAATCCTTTGAAACTGTCTGATGATGTGGATTCGAAAAAACTAGCTGCTCAAACTCCTGGTTTTGCTGGTGCAGAGATAGCCAATGTTTGTAACGAAAGTGCTTTAATTGCTGCCCGTAAAGATAAAAAGGCAGTAACTATGCAAGACTTTCAAGATGCCATTGACCGGGTAATTGGTGGTTTGGAAAAGAAAAACAAGCTTATCTCACCTAGTGAGAAAAAAATTGTAGCTTATCACGAAGCTGGACACGCAGTAGCAGGATGGTTTCTAGAGCACGCCGATCCGTTGGTAAAAGTAAGTATTGTGCCTCGAGGAATCGCGGCTTTAGGGTATGCTCAGTACCTGCCTCGTGAACAATTCCTGCATACCAAAGAGCAATTGATGGACGAGATGTGTATGACATTAGGTGGACGTGCTGCTGAAGACCTGGTGTTTGGCAGAGTATCAACGGGTGCTTTAAGCGACCTGGAGCGCATCACTAAGATGGCTTATGGAATTGTGACAGTATATGGTATGAATGATAAAATAGGCAATGTCTCTTTTTATGATTCTAAATCAAATTCTGAATATTCTTTTACCAAGCCTTACTCAGACGATACGGCTAAAACTATTGACGAGGAAGTAAGAAACTTGATTGCTGAATGTTATGACAGAACCAAGGCTTTGCTTACTAATAAAAAGGATAAGTTAGAGATTATAGCTCAGGAGTTATTGTCTAAGGAAATTATTTTTCAAAATGACTTGGAAAGACTGATTGGTAAAAGACCTTTTGAGAACGAAACTTCTTATGAGACCTACACCAAACACACCAATGGGCAGCATGATGATAAAAAAGAAGGTGAGAGTAAGATCGTCAATGAAGTAGTGCAGGAGAAAAAAGTAGACGAAGATGATCAACAATCGGATAATAAAGAATAA
- a CDS encoding LutC/YkgG family protein yields MPKPDFSVGVYTKSQEEYPEVIFAENFKQNNGDFYYCESTEMFVDTLKHVLTQRDEENIYVWERDLQKIVEAGDIKFTYDDTDFLRAEIGITSCEALIARTGSVLISSRQTSGRRLSIYPPVHIVVAYASQLVYGVREGLALMSDKYSQGVLPSMISLTTGPSRTADIEKTLVLGAHGPKEIILFFIDDNSDH; encoded by the coding sequence ATGCCTAAACCGGATTTTTCGGTAGGGGTTTATACAAAGTCGCAAGAAGAGTATCCAGAAGTGATTTTTGCTGAAAACTTTAAGCAAAATAATGGAGATTTTTATTATTGCGAAAGTACAGAGATGTTTGTTGACACCCTAAAACATGTATTAACTCAACGAGATGAGGAAAATATATATGTATGGGAACGTGATTTGCAAAAAATAGTAGAGGCAGGAGACATTAAGTTTACTTATGATGACACTGATTTTTTGCGTGCAGAAATAGGCATTACTTCTTGTGAGGCATTGATTGCCCGAACCGGTAGTGTGTTGATTTCTTCGCGTCAAACAAGTGGCCGTAGACTCTCTATTTATCCTCCTGTACACATAGTAGTAGCGTATGCATCTCAATTAGTTTATGGAGTTAGAGAGGGATTGGCTTTGATGAGCGATAAGTATAGTCAAGGCGTTTTGCCTTCTATGATTAGCCTCACTACTGGCCCCAGCCGTACCGCTGATATTGAAAAAACCCTGGTATTGGGTGCCCACGGTCCAAAAGAAATCATATTATTTTTTATTGATGACAACTCTGACCACTGA
- a CDS encoding UDP-2,3-diacylglucosamine diphosphatase — protein MTTLTTDFQIESGKKVFFASDFHLGTPTYEQSRIREYKIVKWLRSIQAEASAVFLVGDIFDFWFEYKRAIPKGFARLQGTLAEFTDSGIPVVFFTGNHDLWMFDYFTQELGVDVYHQPQVWTINQKKFYVGHGDGLGPGDHTYKRLKKVFTNKFAQWLFARLHPNFGIGLADRWSKKSRATNMKKDDQFFGEDEWLWQYAKELEKTIHHDYYIFGHRHLPLDLPVNENSRYINLGEWLHFQTYACFDGTNVVLEAFEKDLPGVYLSDLT, from the coding sequence ATGACAACTCTGACCACTGATTTCCAAATAGAATCGGGTAAAAAAGTGTTTTTTGCTTCCGATTTTCATTTAGGAACACCTACCTATGAGCAAAGCCGTATACGTGAGTACAAAATTGTAAAATGGTTGCGTTCAATTCAAGCAGAAGCCAGTGCAGTTTTTTTAGTAGGCGATATATTTGACTTTTGGTTTGAGTATAAGCGTGCCATTCCTAAGGGGTTTGCCCGTTTGCAGGGCACCTTAGCCGAATTTACTGATAGTGGTATTCCAGTAGTATTTTTTACTGGTAATCATGACTTGTGGATGTTTGACTACTTTACTCAAGAGCTAGGCGTAGATGTATACCACCAGCCACAGGTATGGACAATTAATCAAAAGAAGTTTTATGTAGGTCATGGAGACGGACTAGGGCCGGGAGATCATACTTATAAACGTTTAAAAAAAGTATTTACCAATAAATTTGCACAATGGTTGTTTGCAAGGCTGCACCCTAATTTCGGGATAGGGCTGGCTGATAGGTGGTCAAAAAAAAGTCGGGCAACCAATATGAAAAAAGACGACCAGTTTTTTGGTGAAGATGAATGGTTGTGGCAATATGCCAAAGAGCTTGAAAAAACGATACACCACGATTATTATATTTTTGGTCACCGTCATTTACCCTTAGACCTCCCAGTAAACGAAAATAGTCGTTACATCAATTTAGGAGAGTGGTTGCATTTTCAAACTTATGCTTGTTTTGATGGTACAAATGTGGTTTTAGAGGCCTTTGAAAAAGATTTACCTGGTGTATACCTATCAGATTTGACTTAA
- a CDS encoding SusC/RagA family TonB-linked outer membrane protein, with protein sequence MKKQLLFTFTLVLLVVFELTAQSRTVSGKVTDVNTGEGLPGVNVVVKGTTQGTATNIDGSFTLSIPQDAILVFSYVGMETQEVATNGKTNFDIKMSETSLSEVVVTASGIEKKKKALGYAVSTIDGSKIQEKPESDIGRILRGKVAGMDVTQTSGMSGAGTNIVMRGYTSISGSNQPLFVVDGVPFDSQTNTQGNFQDGQTQSSRFLDLDPNNIESVNVLKGLSATVLYGDRGRNGVILITTNTGSSRKAARKAEITLTQSVFATQIASLPDYQDNYGGGFYQNFGFFFSNWGPEFSEINTVAHPYSKFSDASLRAAFPEFQGKQYEYKAYNSVPRFFRTGVTASTSLSIRGGGPKTSYSVSYGYYDDKGFTPGNNLIRNNFSFGGRTTLANNITVGATLNYTTTKYETPPTASSQGSNPVSPSIFGNIFYTPISVDLMGLPYQNPITGGSVYYRSGNDIQNPRWTLENAFASQVVDRFFGQINATYKFNDHLNLMYRIGIDQYTEQNAGGQHKGGVVTGFQNGFYNTYSIVNRIINHDLILSYNKSLTEDIELDAILGFNARRDALDRQGVFSVNQSVFGIFRHFNFDTQTSNQFTRDENRLGAYLQANFSYKNYLFLNLVGRNDWANTLETKNQSIFYPGVSLAVDLTSAISALQESTILSYLKLRVGYGSSANFPTAYSTRNTLGLSTRAFQQNDGTLIQSNSVANRLANPDLKPERLSELEVGVETQLFKNKVGLEVSLFQKRTTNLLNQTQLLDPAGGYTVQATNAGEIKVEGIELEASIKVLSVGGFRWDVSGVLTAMKNTVVSLAPGQDQVIIAGFTNRGNLARPGQPFGALFGTKVQRTNGQYTVASDGTYVIDPTAGVIGNPQPDFTSSLTNTLSWNGITLSFEWQYQGGGNILSLTAATLLARGMTEGTNFDRRQTFILPGVLASDAAKQNNIQIAATDMYFNVLGLGADEFKVFDATHLRLNEVSLSYTLPKALIEKTPFGMVQFTLSGYNLWYNAFNFPKGTNVDPNSLGTGVGNGRGIEFLASPSAKRFGGSLKLTF encoded by the coding sequence ATGAAAAAACAATTACTATTCACTTTTACCCTTGTTTTACTGGTTGTTTTTGAGTTGACGGCTCAAAGCAGAACTGTTTCTGGTAAAGTAACTGACGTCAACACTGGTGAAGGGCTACCAGGGGTAAATGTGGTTGTGAAAGGCACAACTCAAGGAACTGCCACTAATATTGACGGTTCTTTTACCTTAAGTATCCCTCAAGACGCGATATTGGTGTTTTCGTATGTAGGTATGGAAACCCAGGAAGTAGCCACCAATGGTAAAACCAACTTTGATATTAAGATGTCAGAAACATCTCTTTCTGAAGTGGTAGTGACGGCGTCAGGCATCGAAAAGAAAAAAAAAGCCTTAGGGTATGCGGTATCTACTATTGATGGGAGCAAAATTCAGGAAAAACCTGAAAGTGATATTGGACGCATACTAAGGGGCAAAGTAGCCGGTATGGATGTTACTCAAACCAGTGGTATGTCTGGTGCAGGTACCAACATTGTTATGCGTGGTTATACCTCTATTAGTGGCTCAAATCAACCCTTATTTGTTGTAGATGGGGTACCGTTTGATAGCCAAACCAATACACAAGGCAACTTTCAGGATGGGCAAACGCAATCGAGTCGCTTCTTAGACCTTGACCCCAATAACATTGAGAGTGTAAACGTACTCAAAGGATTGAGCGCCACTGTATTGTATGGCGATCGTGGTCGTAATGGGGTTATTCTGATTACTACCAACACCGGAAGCAGCAGAAAAGCGGCCAGAAAAGCAGAAATCACTTTAACTCAATCTGTCTTTGCTACCCAAATTGCATCACTGCCCGACTATCAGGATAACTATGGAGGTGGTTTTTACCAAAACTTTGGATTTTTCTTTAGTAACTGGGGACCAGAGTTTAGCGAAATTAATACAGTAGCTCACCCATATTCAAAGTTTAGCGATGCGAGCTTAAGGGCGGCTTTTCCTGAATTTCAGGGAAAACAATATGAGTACAAAGCTTATAACAGCGTACCCCGCTTTTTCCGTACTGGTGTCACAGCTTCTACATCTTTAAGTATCAGAGGCGGTGGCCCTAAAACTAGCTACAGTGTAAGTTATGGTTATTATGATGACAAAGGTTTTACACCAGGTAACAACCTGATTCGCAATAACTTTAGCTTTGGAGGAAGAACTACTCTAGCCAATAATATTACAGTTGGGGCAACTTTGAATTACACTACTACAAAGTATGAAACGCCCCCTACTGCATCTAGCCAGGGAAGTAACCCAGTGAGTCCTTCGATCTTTGGTAACATTTTTTATACGCCCATAAGTGTAGACCTGATGGGGCTGCCATATCAAAATCCTATTACAGGTGGAAGTGTATATTACCGTAGCGGTAATGACATTCAAAACCCTCGTTGGACCTTGGAAAATGCATTTGCTTCTCAAGTAGTAGATCGTTTTTTTGGGCAAATCAATGCTACCTATAAGTTTAATGACCACCTAAACCTCATGTATCGCATAGGCATTGACCAGTATACCGAGCAAAATGCGGGTGGACAGCACAAAGGTGGAGTAGTCACGGGTTTTCAGAATGGCTTCTATAATACTTATTCTATAGTAAACCGCATCATTAACCACGACTTGATCCTTTCTTACAATAAGAGCCTGACAGAAGACATTGAGTTAGATGCTATTTTGGGGTTCAACGCTCGTAGAGATGCGTTAGATCGTCAGGGTGTATTCAGTGTCAACCAATCGGTGTTTGGCATTTTCCGTCACTTTAATTTTGACACCCAAACATCTAATCAGTTTACCAGAGACGAAAACCGCTTGGGAGCCTATTTGCAGGCTAATTTTAGTTACAAAAACTATTTATTCTTGAATTTGGTAGGCAGAAACGACTGGGCAAATACTTTAGAAACAAAAAATCAAAGTATATTCTATCCAGGGGTTAGTTTGGCGGTTGATTTAACCTCTGCCATCAGTGCGTTACAAGAAAGTACCATTTTGAGCTATTTAAAATTACGTGTAGGGTACGGTTCTTCTGCCAATTTCCCCACTGCTTATTCTACCAGAAATACCCTTGGACTTTCTACCAGAGCTTTTCAGCAAAACGATGGTACTTTGATACAAAGCAATTCGGTAGCCAATCGCTTGGCCAACCCTGACCTTAAGCCCGAAAGACTAAGCGAGCTTGAAGTGGGCGTTGAGACTCAGTTGTTCAAAAATAAAGTGGGTCTTGAAGTTTCTTTGTTTCAAAAGCGAACCACTAACTTATTGAACCAAACCCAACTGTTAGACCCCGCAGGCGGTTATACGGTACAAGCCACCAATGCAGGTGAAATAAAAGTAGAAGGAATCGAGTTGGAGGCAAGTATTAAAGTTTTATCTGTTGGGGGCTTCCGTTGGGATGTTTCGGGGGTACTTACAGCAATGAAAAACACGGTAGTGTCGCTTGCTCCTGGACAAGACCAGGTAATTATTGCTGGTTTTACTAACCGTGGTAACCTGGCCCGTCCAGGTCAACCATTTGGGGCATTGTTTGGCACCAAAGTGCAAAGAACAAATGGGCAATATACTGTAGCAAGTGATGGTACTTATGTAATTGACCCTACAGCTGGTGTAATTGGCAATCCACAACCAGACTTTACAAGTTCTTTGACAAATACTTTGTCCTGGAATGGGATTACCCTAAGCTTTGAATGGCAATACCAGGGGGGAGGCAATATTCTCTCTTTAACTGCCGCTACTTTGTTAGCCCGTGGCATGACCGAAGGTACCAACTTTGACCGCCGTCAGACATTTATATTGCCTGGGGTGTTAGCCTCAGATGCTGCCAAACAAAACAATATACAAATAGCAGCTACTGATATGTATTTCAATGTATTGGGTTTGGGGGCAGATGAATTTAAAGTGTTCGATGCCACTCATTTACGCTTGAATGAAGTATCTCTTTCTTATACCCTGCCCAAGGCTTTGATTGAAAAGACGCCTTTTGGAATGGTTCAATTTACGCTTTCTGGTTACAATTTGTGGTACAATGCTTTCAACTTTCCGAAAGGTACCAATGTAGACCCTAACTCTTTGGGTACTGGGGTAGGCAATGGACGTGGAATTGAGTTCCTGGCTTCACCATCTGCCAAACGGTTTGGAGGAAGCTTAAAACTCACTTTTTAA
- a CDS encoding SusD/RagB family nutrient-binding outer membrane lipoprotein: MNLKLTSFIYTLVMLLVCSCETLDINPKNNPNALAPNAIEPDLLLNSVQLGMANVFNELSNEGSELTRMTHMFGPLYNNAYTPENLDGEWTSFYAGLLADVEALIPAATEKELFTHVAIAKIAKAYAYTTLVDFFGDVPFAEAIKGNEGNTNPKRDASADIYKACEVLLDEALADFDKTSILPGNDLFFGGNTTDNVAKWRKLINTLKFRMYVQVSASSTDPFGGAVAKAQALANDASLISSEADDFAFTYGTNLANPDSRHPSYRGDYDNGASVYQSIGYMHRFTAAFAGANLDDPRLRYYFYRQETTNTTDVNEKRCVTQDKPSHFAASDVFCQLTGPGVGYWGRDHGDAAGIPPDGLLRTIYGVYPVGGKFDYSQDTRGRQGSGAGGYGIAPIMLSSFVDFLRAEAAITMGTGEDARALFEKGMRASIAKTISFGTRDVDYNKVLLNEIDDPNTKEDDGPDTSPKQKYEPSTTAINNYVNALLAGYDNPASLGYTNPLDVVVSEFYKAAYGNGIDIYNAFRRTGFPSRLQPTLIEGSGENGALMFYPAVYINTNSNAVQRVFGEKVFWQTLSGLK; the protein is encoded by the coding sequence ATGAATCTAAAACTAACCTCTTTTATATATACTTTGGTGATGCTGCTGGTGTGCTCTTGTGAGACATTAGACATTAACCCAAAAAATAACCCAAATGCATTGGCACCCAATGCCATAGAACCAGACTTACTACTCAACAGTGTACAGTTGGGCATGGCTAATGTATTCAATGAATTGAGCAACGAGGGGTCAGAGCTCACACGTATGACTCATATGTTTGGACCATTATATAACAACGCCTACACGCCCGAAAACCTTGACGGAGAGTGGACTTCTTTTTATGCAGGTCTGTTGGCTGATGTCGAAGCGTTGATTCCAGCAGCAACTGAGAAAGAATTATTTACTCACGTTGCTATTGCTAAAATTGCCAAGGCGTATGCTTATACAACATTGGTAGACTTTTTTGGAGATGTCCCTTTTGCCGAAGCAATCAAGGGCAATGAAGGAAATACCAACCCAAAAAGAGATGCTTCAGCTGATATTTACAAGGCTTGCGAGGTATTGTTAGACGAAGCACTGGCTGATTTTGATAAAACATCTATACTGCCTGGCAACGACCTGTTTTTTGGTGGCAACACTACAGATAATGTCGCTAAGTGGAGAAAGCTCATCAATACATTAAAATTTAGAATGTACGTACAAGTAAGTGCTTCAAGCACCGACCCTTTTGGGGGAGCGGTAGCCAAAGCACAAGCACTGGCCAATGATGCTTCCTTGATCAGTAGCGAGGCAGATGATTTTGCTTTTACTTATGGTACCAACCTGGCAAATCCTGATAGTCGCCACCCATCATACAGAGGCGATTACGACAACGGAGCCAGTGTGTATCAATCTATTGGATATATGCACAGGTTTACTGCTGCTTTTGCCGGGGCTAATTTAGACGATCCTCGCCTTCGTTATTACTTTTATCGGCAGGAAACCACCAACACTACCGATGTAAATGAAAAACGTTGTGTAACTCAAGATAAGCCCAGTCATTTTGCTGCCAGCGACGTGTTTTGTCAACTTACTGGACCTGGTGTCGGCTATTGGGGGCGTGACCACGGCGATGCAGCGGGTATTCCACCCGATGGTTTGCTAAGAACCATATATGGAGTATACCCAGTAGGTGGCAAGTTTGATTACAGTCAAGACACAAGGGGGCGACAAGGCTCTGGGGCAGGTGGTTATGGCATTGCACCTATTATGTTGTCGTCTTTTGTTGACTTCTTAAGAGCAGAAGCAGCGATTACAATGGGAACCGGTGAAGATGCAAGGGCATTATTTGAAAAAGGGATGAGAGCTTCTATTGCCAAAACAATCTCTTTTGGAACACGAGATGTTGATTATAATAAAGTGTTGTTGAACGAGATAGATGACCCAAATACCAAAGAAGATGATGGCCCTGATACCTCTCCAAAACAAAAGTATGAACCAAGTACTACTGCTATTAACAACTATGTAAATGCTTTATTGGCTGGCTATGACAACCCGGCAAGTTTGGGCTACACCAACCCACTTGATGTGGTGGTTTCAGAATTTTATAAAGCCGCCTATGGCAACGGAATAGACATTTACAATGCGTTTCGTCGTACTGGTTTTCCCTCACGCTTGCAACCAACTTTGATTGAAGGCTCAGGCGAAAACGGTGCCTTGATGTTTTACCCAGCTGTGTACATCAATACTAACTCCAACGCTGTACAAAGAGTTTTTGGCGAAAAAGTTTTTTGGCAAACCCTGAGTGGTCTAAAGTAA